The stretch of DNA tggtgtctcagggctgggtgtgtctgtacccaccccgacactccttctctgccccctgtcccacacccctcccacggcgctctaccctcaccattcccaacaccctttgctcccgacaggtttacaaactcgctctccgctccacgttgacacgTGGACTGTGTAAAGTCTTGGGTAACTCTGCGATATATATACACCTTTCTAGCGGTGTCTGAGACTGTTGCCCAGAACTGTGTGCTCGTGTCTGAGATCGGCGGGGTGGAGTCTGGCTGCTTCTCAGGCTGACGGAGGGGGGCCGGGGCGAAGAGAGAATTTTCAGGGTGGGGGGTCCTTGTCCGCTGCTTTCCAGAGGCAGAGGGAGGTGTCGATGTGACAATGCCGATTGCAGTCGATGTGATTTTCAGCAGAGCGCCGAGGGGTGCGGGTGGGAGAGAGTTTCGGATGAGGGAGGAAGTTGACTTGCTCTCTGGTTGTTGGTCCTCCGCGATGCTGTGCTGACTCAGGAGGGGCCCGGAGGATTACAGGTCTAATACTTGATAATCCGCGGCCCTGGGGAGGGCGGAACGGCGTCAGTTAAATCGGTGGACACGGGCCGATGTCCTGTCGGTGCCCAGTCGACAGCCGGAGAGGAGGGGATTCGTGACTCGCGGGCCACCGAGGCGACGGCCAGAATCCAAGCATCCCGTCGAGGGGCAAAGGTGGAGGGAACCGTGGGTGACTGGAGCCCAGGAGCCTTTCGTGGTGGAGTTGACCGTtgtaatgatgcaccatcaataactcacgccgagacttaggaagtgagaaatcggcttttattgactgaaggacaacactacatcctggggaaaatgagggagagcagcaggccacagtcgcctttatacaggggtctgtgggaggagccacaggggtagtcagcagggtcttgggaggagccacaggagcagtcagacaggtatatctagttcaccacatgtaAGCTGGGTGAGTTTGCTGCCCTCCCAACAGGAATGGGGTTTGCAGCAAAACGAGGGTGGGTGTGCCTGAGAATGTAGATGGAGTGAGCAGCATAATGTACAGAAGGCGAAGGTCTGGTGTGAGAAGTATAGGGGGGCGTGAGGGGGGAGTGAGGGGGTCGCCCTTCACTCTGAGGCGGGTGAGAGTTTGAACGAGCTGGGGGATGAGAGGGTATAGGGGGGCGTgaggggggaggtgagggggtcgCCCTTCACTCTGAGgcgggtgtgtgtcttcaggcagaggggaagaagctgttcctgaatcgttgagtgtgtgtcttcaggctcctgtgcctcctccctgatggcagaggggaagaagctgttcctgaatcgttgagtgtgtgtcttcaggctcctgtaccccctccctgatggcagagggggagaagctgttcctgaatcgctgagtgtgtgtcttcaggctcctgtacctcctccctgatggcagaggggaagaagctgttcctgaatcgctgagtgtgtgtcttcaggctcctgtacctcctccctgatggcagaggggaagaagctgttcctgaatcgttgagtgtgtgtcttcaggctcctgtacctcctccctgatggcagaggggaagaagctgttcctgaatcgttgagtgagtgttttcaggctcctgtaccccctccctgatggcagaggggaagaagctgttcctgaatcgttgagtgtgggtcttcaggctcctgtacctcctccctgatggcagaggggaaggagctgttcctgaatcgttgagtgtgtgtcatcaggctcctgtaccccctccctgatggcagaggggaagaagctgttcctgaatcgttgagtgtgtgtcttcaggctcctgtaccccctccctgatggcagaggggaagaagctgttcctgaatcgttgagtgtgtgtcttcaggctcctgtacctcctccctgatggcagaggggaagaagctgttcctgaatcgctgagtgtgtgtcttcaggctcctgtacctcctccctgatggcagaggggaagaagctgttcctgaatcgctgagtgtgtgtcttcaggctcctgtacctcctccctgatggcagaggggaagaagctgttcctgaatcgttgagtgtgggtcttcaggctcctgtacctcctccctgatggcagaggggaaggagctgttcctgaatcgttgagtgtgtgtcttcaggctcctgtaccccctccctgatggcagaggggaagaagctgttcctgaatcgttgagtgtgtgtcttcaggctcctgtacctcctccctgatggcagaggggaagaagctgttcctgaatcgttgagtgtgtgtcttcaggctcctgtacccctccctgatggcagaggggaagaagctgttcctgaatcgttgagtgtgtgtcttcaggctcctgtacctcctccctgatggcagaggggaagaagctgttcctgaatcgatgagtaagtgttttcaggctcctgtaccccctccctgatggcagaggggaagaagctgttcctgaatcgttgagtgtgggtcttcaggctcctgtacctcctccctgatggcagaggggaagaagctgttcctgaatcgttgagtgtgtgtcttcaggctcctgtacctcctccctgatggcagagggggagaagctgttcctgaatcgttgagtgtgtgtcttcaggctcctgtacctcctccctgatggcagaggggaagaagctgttcctgaattgctgagtgtgtgtcttcaggctcctgtacctcctccctgatggcagaggggaagaagctgttcctgaattgctgagtgtgtgtcttcaggctcctgtacctcctccctgatggcagaggggaagaagctgttcctgaatcgctgagtgagtgtcttcaggctcctgtaccccctccctgatggcagaggggaagaagctgttcctgaatcgttgagtgagtgtcttcaggctcctgtacctcctccctgatggcagacgggaagaagctgttcctgaatcgttgagtgtgtgtcttcaggctcctgtacctcctccctgatggcagaggggaagaagctgttcctgaatcgttgagtgtgtgtcttcaggctcctgtacctcctccctgatggggttCTGCCTGAGGATGCTGATGGAGCTGACCGAGTTTACAACTCTCCGCAGCACGTTCTGACCCTgtgcccccctccctccccacacccAGTAGTGATCACCCTCATGGCCAGACCTCAGCCGGCTCTGAACTATTCAGCGGTGGGGCTTCTTGAGGTTGGGagtaatggggggggggcggtttgCAGAGAGGTGCGGTGGTCTCCCGGTGCTGACGGCTGTCCTATTGCCCTTGCAGTGCCCCCGGTGTCCAGCCCCGCCATGTTCCTGTCGTCGGTGTTCGGGTGGACGGAGCGGGGCCCCGCGGGCAGCCGGCGGCCCCGGCCGGACCTGGTGGCCGACACGCTGACCCTGGAGCTGAGCTGGCAGCTGAAGCGGGCCGAGCGGCTGTGGCGGGGCCGCCAGGCCGAGTGCCGGAGGCTACGGACCGGGGCGGACTACTCGTGGCTGAGCGCCCTGCCGCGGCGCGCCTACCAGCTGCCGCCCGCCGAGCAGCTGGAGCTGCGGGAGCTCTGCTCCAGGATCAAACCGTCCCAGTGTGGGCCCGTCATCCTCAGGTAGGGGACTcacctcaccccccacccccagcccatACCCCGCCGACGGGCTTCCCGGTCCCACCGCGGCGGTCCGGAGATCCACCACCTTCAGCCAGACAGTATTGTCCCAACTTTTTAACctcctctcagatcctccacacacccaccacttacccccgatcacctcaaatgtccctaatgtatctgtctccacaccacccctggcaggacgttccacacacccaccacttacccccgatcaccttaaatgtccctaatgtatctgtctctacaccacccctggcaggacgttccacacacccaccacttacccccgatcaccttaaatgtccctaatgtatctgtctctacaccacccctggcaggacgttccacacacccaccacttacccccgatcaccttaaatgtccctaatgtatctgtccctacaccacccctggcaggacgttccacacacccaccacttaacccccgatcaccttaaatgtccgtaatgtatctgtctccacaccacccctggcaggacgttccacacacccaccacttacccccgatcaacttaaatgtccctaatgtatctgtctctacaccacccctggcaggacattccacacacccaccacttacccccgatcacattaaatgtccgtaatgtatctgtctctacaccacccctggcaggacattccacacacccaccacttacccccgatcacattaaatgtccgtaatgtatctgtctctacaccacccctggtaggacattccacacacccaccacttacccccgatcacattaaatgtccgtaatgtatctgtctctacaccacccctggcaggacgttccacacacccaccacttaaccccgatcaccttaaatgtccctaatgtatctgtctctacaccacccctggcaggacgttccacacacccaccacttacccccgatcaccttaaatgtccctaatgtatctgtctctacaccacccctggcaggacgttccacacacccaccactgacccccgatcaccttaaatgtccctaatgtatctgtctccacaccacccctggcaggacgttccacacacccaccacttacccccgatcaccttaaatgtccctaatgtatcagtctccacaccacccctggcaggacgttccacacacccaccacttacccccgatcaccttaaatgtccctaatgtatctgtctccacaccacccctggcaggacgttccacacacccaccacttacccccgatcaccttaaatgtccctaatgtatctgtctctacaccacccctggcaggacgttccacacacccaccacctacccccgatcaccttaaatgtccctaatgtatctgtctccaccacccctggcaggacgatccacacacccaccacctacCCCCGATCACCTCAAatgaccctaatgtatctgtcaaTCGGTGTCAATAGGAAACATGTCTAAaaatagactcccccactataggaaacatcctctccacatccactccatctgtgtcctctggtcctagactcccccactataggaaacatcctctccacatccactctatctgtgtcctctggacctagactcccccactataggaaacatcctctccacatccactctatctgtgtcctctggtcctagactcccccactatagggaacatcctctccacatccactccatctgtgtcctctagtcctagactcccccactataggaaacatcctctccacatccactctatctgtgtcctctggtcctagactcccccactataggaaacatccactccacatccactctgtctgtgtccgctggtcctagtctcccccactataggaaacatcctctccacatccactctatctgtgtcctctggtcctagactcccccactataggaaaaatcctctccacatctactctatctctgtcctctggtcctagactcccgcaatataggaaacatcctctccacatccactctatctgtaccctctggtcctagactcccccactataggaaacatcctctccacatccactctatctgtgtcctctggtcctagactcccccactataggaatcatcctctccacatccactctatctgtgtcctctggtcctagactcacccagtataggaaacatcctctccacttccactctatctgtgtcctctggacctagactcccccactataggaaacatcctctccacatccactctatctgtgtcctctggacctagactcccccactataggaaacatcatttcTGCCGACACATTCCCTcccatcagacacagagtgaccctccctccgcaccgtcccatcacacactccctgggtcagacacagagagaccctccctccgcaccgtcccgtcacgcactccctgggtcagacacagagagaccctccctccacaccgtcccatcacacactcccggggtcagacacagagtgaatctccctccgcaccgtcccgtcacacactccctgggtcagacacagagtgaccctccctccacaccgtcccatcacacactcccggggtcagacacagagtgaccctccctccgcaccgtcccgtcagacactccctgggtcagacacagagtgaccctccctccacaccgacccgtcacacactccctgggtcagacacagagtgaccctccctccacaccgtcccgtcacacactcccagggtcagacacagagtgaccctccctccacaccgtcccatcacacactcccggggtcagacacagagtgaatctccctccacaccgtcccatcacacactcccggggtcagacacagagtgaccctccctccacaccgtcccgtcacacactcccggggtcagtcacagagtgaccctccctccacaccgtcccgtcacacactccctgggtcagacacagagtgaccctccctccacaccgtcccatcacacactcccggggtcagacacagagtgaccctccctccacaccgtcccatcacacactccctgggtcagacacagagtgaacctccctccacaccgtcccatcacacactcccggggtcagacacagagtgaccctccctccacaccgtcccatcacacactccctgggtcagacacagagtgaccctccctccacaccgtcccatcacacactccctgggtcagacacagagtgaccctccctcaacaccgtcccatcacacactcccggggtcagacacagagtgaccctccctccacaccgtcccatcacacactccctgggtcagacacagagtgaacctccctccacaccgtcccatcacacaccaccggggtcagacacagagtgaccctccctccgcaccatcccgtcacacactcccggggtcagacacagagagaccctccctccgcaccatcccgtcacacactccctgggtcagacacagagtgaccctccctccacaccgtcccgtcacacactccctgggtcagacacagagtgaacctccctccacaccgtcccatcacacactcccggggtcagacacagagtgaatctccctccacaccgtcccatcacacactcccggagtcagacacagagtgaccctccctccacaccgtcccatcacacactccctgcgtcagacacagagtgaccctccctccacaccgtcccctcacacactcccggggtcagacacagagtgaatctccctccacaccgtcccatcacacactcccggggtcagacacagagtgaatctccctccacaccgttccatcacacactcccagggtccgacacagagtgaccctccctccacaccgtcccatcacacactcccggggtcagacacagagtgaccctccctccacaccgtcccatcacacactccctgggtcagacacagagtgaatctccctccacaccgtcccatcacacactcccggggtcagacacagagtgaccctccctccacaacgtcccatcacacactcccggagtcagacacagagtgaccctccctccacaccgtcccatcacacactccctgcgtcagacacagagtgaccctccctccacaccgtcccctcacacactcccggggtcagacacagagtgaatctccctccacaccgtcccatcacacactcccggggtcagacacagagtgaatctccctccacaccgttccatcacacactcccagggtccgacacagagtgaccctccctccacaccgtcccatcacacactcccggggtcagacactgagtgaatctccctccacaccgtcccatcacacactcccggggtcagacacagagtgaatctccctccacaccgttccatcacacactcccagggtccgacacagagtgaccctccctccacaccgtcccatcacactccctgggtcagacactgagtgaatctccctccacaccgtcccaccacacagtccctgggtcagacacagagtgaatctccctccacaccgtcccatcacactccctgggtcagacactgagtgaatctccctccacatcgtcccaccacacagtccctgggtcagacacagagtgaatctccctccacaccgtcccatcacacactcccggggtcagacacagagtgaatctccctccacaccgtcccatcacactccctgggtcagacactgagtgaatctccctccacatcgtcccaccACACAGtccctggttcagacacagagtgaatctccctccacaccttcccatcacacagtccctggttcagacacagagtgaatctccctccacaccgtcccatcacacactccctgggtcagacacagagtgatgctccctccacaccgtcccatctcacactccctgcgtcagacacagagtgaccctccctccacaccgtcccctcacacactcccggggtcagacacagagtgaatctccctccacaccgtcccatcacacactcccggggtcagacacagagtgaatttccctccacaccgttccatcacacactcccagggtccgacacagagtgaatctccatccacaccgtcccatcacacactcccggggtcagacatagagtgaatctccctccacaccgtcccatcacacactcccggggtcagacacagagtgaccctccctccacaccgtcccatcacacactcccggggtcagacacagagtgaccctccctccacaccgtcccatcacacactcccggggtcagacacagagtgaagctccctccacaccgtcccatcacacactcccggggtccgacacagagtgaccctccctccacaccgtcccatcacacactcccggggtcagacacagagtgaatctccctccacaccgtcccatcacacactcccggggtcagacacagagtgaccctccctccacaccgtcccatcacacactcccggggtcagacacagagtgaccctccctccacaccgtcccatcacacactcccggggtccgacacagagtgaatctccctccgcacagtcccatcacacactcccggggtcagacacagagtgaccctccctccacaccgtcccatcacacactcccggggtcagacacagagtgaccctccctccacaccgtcccatcacacactcccggggtccgacacagagtgaatctccctccgcacagtcccatcacacactcccggggtcagacacagagtgaccctccctccacaccgtcccatcacacactcccggggtcagacacagagtgaccctccctccacaccgtcccatcacacactccctgggtcagacacagagtgaatcaccctccacaccgtcccatcacacactccctgggtcagacacagagtgaatctccctccacaccgtcccatcacacactcccggggtcagacacagagtgaatctccctccacaccgtcccatcacacactcccggggtcagacacagagtgaatctccctccacaccgtcccctcacacactccctgggtcagacacagagtgaccctccctccacaccgtcccatcacacactcccggggtcagacacagagtgaatctccctccacaccgtcccatcacacactcccggggtcagacacagagtgaccctccctccacaccgtcccatcacacactcccggggtcagacacagagtgaccctccctccacaccgtcccatcacacactcccggggtcagacacagagtgaatctccctccacactgtcccctcacacactcccggggtcagacacagagtgaatctccctccacactttcccatcacacactcccggggtcagacacagagtgaccctccctccacaccgtcccatcacacactcccggggtcagacacagagtgaccctccctccacaccgacccatcacacactcccggggtctgacacagagtgaatctccctccacaccgtcccatcacacactcccggggtcagatacagagtgaatctccctccacaccgtcccatcacacactcccggggtctgacacagagtgaccctccctccacaccgtcccatcacacactcccggggtcagacacagagtgaatctccctccacaccgtcccatcacacactcccagggtcagacacagagtgatcctccctccacaccgtcccatcacacactcccggggtcagacacagagtgatcctccctccacaccgtcccatcacacactcccggggtcagacacagagtgaatctccctccacaccgtcccatcacacactcccagggtcagacacagagtgatcctccctccacaccgtcccatcacacactcccggggtcagacacagagtgatcctccctccacaccgtcccatcacacactcccggggtcagacacagagtgaccctccctccacaccgtcccatcacacactcccggggtcagacacagagtgaatctccctccacaccgtcccatcacacactcccggggtcagacacagagtgaccctccctccacactgtcccatcacacactcccggggtcagacacagagtgaatctccctccacaccgtcccctcacacactccctgggtcagacacagagtgaccctccctccacaccgtcccatcacacactcccggggtcagacacagagtgaatctccctccacaccgtcccatcacacactcccggggtcagacacagagtgaccctccctccacaccgtcccatcacacactcccggggtcagacacagagtgaccctccctccacaccgtcccatcacacactcccggggtcagacacagagtgaatctccctccacactgtcccctcacacactcccggggtcagacacagagtgaatctccctccacactttcccatcacacactcccggggtcagacacagagtgaccctccctccacaccgtcccatcacacactcccggggtcagacacagagtgaccctccctccacaccgacccatcacacactcccggggtctgacacagagtgaatctccctcaacaccgtcccatcacacactcccggggtcagatacagagtgaatctccctccacaccgtcccatcacacactcccggggtctgacacagagtgaccctccctccacaccgtcccatcacacactcccggggtcagacacagagtgaatctccctccacaccgtcccatcacacactcccagggtcagacacagagtgatcctccctccacaccgtcccatcacacactcccggggtctgacacagagtgaatctccctccacaccgtcccatcacacactcccggggtcagatacagag from Hemitrygon akajei chromosome 28, sHemAka1.3, whole genome shotgun sequence encodes:
- the LOC140717572 gene encoding protein RD3-like, which translates into the protein MFLSSVFGWTERGPAGSRRPRPDLVADTLTLELSWQLKRAERLWRGRQAECRRLRTGADYSWLSALPRRAYQLPPAEQLELRELCSRIKPSQCGPVILSFRKLVREFDPEVQEVPRLFRSTLLDFLEREEEETSERRVPQQLERKWEQGLSLVTLRSRLRINPFCQEAPGLGQVTARRARSMPEFDLREDD